In Halovivax gelatinilyticus, the following are encoded in one genomic region:
- a CDS encoding AAA family ATPase encodes MHLHELRIDDFGCFRGARLDSLGDSLVVIGGPQRAGKTTFVEALRQFPDGVGRGDGLPPATDTYRVDAELTRDGHRYRYVLNGHATPAVSPIDGGPGIDADDVFGPVSARQYRTLYTISLDELRRLPPGIDDAEDLARILLGGAYGDLAEIPDVEATFADRADEIGLSKGNPNTKSSKLYEPYRTIERGIDQRAAANEQVDDHRRVTAELEKTRSDLSEIDAEIERKRLARDRLTILEELFEQVNRVEALDAQLDAVDGDRIDAFPTELSGRLEHVEAEFETATRELTAAKRAFDREASIESTERYLAWLSENERRIESLREQLPVWRRTREQLITKREKIESTRDDLEREIATLHSEWGRSFGRVDAVETSAVETARVEALASRVETRRRARDELATEIRADRTRLADLESKLERLEDDREETSEVPVSTREPAIVAAVAIAAGTAVALVAPPVAGGVVALAVLAVGLAAIDSTVTVETTVDAEPYRELAGQVATIESDVAAARDRLDAVDEELAAADEDLETLVGDLGLPESLPPGEVADFYDRVVDLAAAIDDYRGERREWESETEEFGQDLERVASSIEAVTDVTWSETDPLAGAETLLSTLESVASDLELAREVRRAERERADRVSDIDAVLTAWDADRSIDAAAPDERVLRSIRAFADEADRVARLEALADEREQLTAGISARLETASASAAFDPIRDGDEPLTAVVREAVTAYADIGAIEAERRAQRARIDELRERRRSLQETQVDLERRRDALASEDDLREARATIDEGRVAFERLGEAYAVNRIAASMVGQLHDRLLADVVHSLVDDASEIFSEITREYEGIELDGDLRSLEFRALCEDGPDHGVGELSRATAEQLFLAVRLARIRRTDVQLPVVLDDAATNFDPHHMARVFRVIDELSATTQVFFLTCHPQCVKMAAKGESVQYWSLDDGRFTRRDTATDLERHLAAE; translated from the coding sequence ATGCACCTACACGAGCTTCGAATCGACGATTTCGGCTGTTTTAGAGGGGCGAGACTCGACTCGCTCGGCGACTCGCTCGTCGTCATCGGCGGTCCGCAACGGGCCGGCAAGACGACGTTCGTGGAGGCGCTGCGCCAGTTCCCCGACGGCGTCGGTCGCGGCGACGGGCTCCCGCCGGCGACCGATACCTACCGCGTCGACGCCGAACTCACCCGCGACGGCCACCGGTACCGGTACGTCCTGAACGGCCACGCGACGCCCGCCGTCTCACCGATCGACGGCGGCCCGGGGATCGACGCCGACGACGTGTTCGGTCCCGTCTCGGCGCGACAGTACCGCACCCTCTATACGATCAGTCTCGACGAACTCCGCCGGCTGCCGCCGGGGATCGACGACGCGGAGGATCTGGCGCGAATTCTCCTCGGCGGGGCCTACGGCGATCTCGCCGAGATCCCGGACGTCGAGGCGACCTTCGCCGATCGGGCTGACGAGATCGGGCTGTCGAAGGGCAATCCGAACACCAAGAGTTCGAAACTCTACGAACCCTACCGGACGATCGAGCGGGGAATCGACCAGCGAGCGGCGGCGAACGAACAGGTCGACGACCACCGTCGGGTGACCGCGGAACTCGAGAAAACTCGATCCGATCTCTCCGAGATCGACGCCGAAATCGAGCGGAAACGGCTGGCGCGCGATCGGCTAACTATTCTCGAGGAACTCTTCGAGCAGGTCAACCGCGTCGAGGCGTTAGATGCGCAGCTCGACGCCGTCGACGGCGACCGGATCGACGCGTTTCCGACGGAACTCTCGGGTCGGCTCGAACACGTCGAGGCGGAGTTCGAGACGGCGACGCGGGAGTTGACCGCCGCGAAACGGGCGTTCGATCGGGAGGCGTCGATCGAGTCGACCGAGCGCTACCTGGCGTGGCTCTCCGAGAACGAGCGTCGGATCGAATCCCTGCGCGAGCAACTGCCGGTGTGGCGGCGGACGCGAGAGCAACTGATCACGAAACGGGAGAAGATAGAATCGACGCGGGACGATCTCGAACGCGAGATTGCGACGCTCCACTCGGAGTGGGGTCGATCGTTCGGCCGCGTCGACGCCGTCGAAACGAGCGCCGTCGAGACGGCGCGGGTCGAGGCGCTCGCCTCGCGCGTCGAAACCCGCCGCCGGGCGCGAGACGAGCTGGCGACCGAGATCAGAGCGGACCGGACGCGTCTCGCCGACCTCGAATCGAAACTCGAGCGCCTCGAGGACGACCGCGAGGAAACCAGCGAGGTGCCCGTTTCGACGCGCGAGCCGGCGATCGTCGCGGCCGTCGCGATCGCCGCGGGGACGGCCGTCGCCCTCGTGGCGCCGCCGGTGGCGGGCGGCGTCGTCGCGCTCGCGGTCCTCGCCGTCGGGCTGGCGGCGATCGACTCGACGGTGACGGTGGAGACGACGGTCGACGCCGAGCCGTACCGAGAACTCGCGGGGCAGGTGGCGACGATCGAGAGCGACGTCGCGGCCGCGCGAGACCGGCTGGACGCGGTCGACGAGGAACTCGCGGCCGCCGACGAGGACCTCGAGACCCTCGTCGGGGACCTCGGGTTGCCGGAATCGCTTCCACCGGGCGAGGTTGCGGATTTCTACGACCGGGTCGTCGACCTCGCGGCGGCGATCGACGACTATCGAGGCGAACGACGCGAGTGGGAATCGGAGACCGAGGAGTTCGGACAGGACCTGGAGCGGGTCGCGTCGTCGATCGAGGCGGTGACCGACGTCACGTGGTCGGAGACGGACCCGCTCGCGGGAGCCGAAACGTTGTTGTCGACGCTCGAATCGGTGGCGTCGGACCTCGAACTGGCCCGCGAGGTCCGTCGGGCCGAGCGCGAGCGAGCCGACCGGGTTTCGGATATCGACGCCGTCCTGACGGCGTGGGACGCGGATCGATCGATCGACGCAGCCGCGCCGGACGAGCGGGTCCTGCGGTCGATCCGGGCGTTCGCAGACGAAGCCGATCGGGTCGCCCGACTCGAGGCGCTGGCCGACGAACGCGAGCAGCTCACCGCGGGAATCTCGGCCAGACTCGAGACGGCGTCGGCGAGCGCGGCGTTCGACCCGATTCGGGATGGCGACGAACCGTTGACGGCGGTGGTCCGCGAGGCGGTGACGGCGTACGCCGACATCGGTGCGATCGAAGCCGAACGACGAGCGCAGCGGGCGCGGATCGACGAGCTTCGCGAGCGTCGCCGATCGCTCCAGGAGACGCAGGTCGACCTCGAACGTCGTCGTGACGCCCTCGCCTCGGAGGACGATCTGCGCGAGGCTCGCGCGACGATCGACGAGGGGCGAGTCGCGTTCGAACGTCTCGGCGAAGCCTACGCCGTCAACCGGATCGCCGCGTCGATGGTCGGCCAGCTTCACGACCGACTGCTCGCGGACGTCGTCCACTCGCTCGTCGACGACGCGAGCGAGATCTTCAGCGAGATCACCCGAGAGTACGAGGGAATCGAACTCGACGGTGACCTCAGATCGCTCGAGTTTCGTGCACTTTGCGAGGACGGGCCGGACCACGGCGTCGGCGAGTTGAGCCGGGCGACGGCCGAGCAGCTCTTTCTCGCCGTCCGACTGGCCCGGATTCGCCGGACGGACGTTCAGCTTCCGGTGGTGCTCGACGACGCTGCGACGAACTTCGATCCACACCACATGGCTCGCGTCTTTCGCGTGATCGACGAGTTGAGCGCGACGACGCAGGTGTTCTTTCTCACCTGCCATCCCCAGTGCGTGAAGATGGCGGCCAAGGGTGAGTCGGTACAGTACTGGTCGCTCGACGACGGTCGCTTCACGCGCCGCGACACCGCCACCGACCTCGAACGCCACCTCGCGGCGGAGTGA
- a CDS encoding DUF7114 family protein has product MDRVSRCRRATREAVTDVAPPPLCDRLRTEIDAHPLTPAVLTVESALAADPNADVDDVLSLAAGTQLIYTGLALTRTLAHDEPWGERLDADGPTVADTTNRTAADLSIVAADVLVARGFSLLALTDASDRAVETVRAFGRDQTRRDNPETDEAAIDERLERDILELAVVTGAAAVETEPEPALVSFAADLADRSADTYPQPDQWLESIDAATVDGLASDGGTPDRSPSAGE; this is encoded by the coding sequence ATGGATCGGGTCTCCCGCTGTCGGCGTGCCACTCGCGAAGCCGTGACGGACGTGGCGCCACCGCCGCTGTGCGATCGACTGCGAACGGAGATCGACGCCCACCCGCTCACGCCGGCCGTGTTGACCGTCGAGAGCGCGCTCGCCGCGGACCCGAACGCCGACGTCGACGACGTCCTCTCGCTCGCGGCCGGGACGCAGCTCATCTACACTGGGCTCGCGCTGACCCGCACGCTGGCACACGATGAGCCCTGGGGCGAGCGCCTCGACGCCGACGGACCCACGGTGGCGGATACGACCAACCGAACCGCCGCCGACCTCTCGATCGTCGCCGCCGACGTGCTCGTCGCCCGCGGCTTCTCCCTGCTCGCGCTCACCGACGCCTCCGACCGCGCCGTCGAGACCGTCCGGGCGTTCGGTCGCGATCAGACGCGCCGGGACAACCCCGAAACCGACGAGGCGGCGATCGACGAACGCCTCGAACGCGACATCCTCGAACTCGCGGTCGTGACCGGCGCGGCCGCCGTCGAAACCGAGCCGGAACCCGCGCTGGTCTCGTTCGCCGCCGACCTCGCCGATCGATCCGCCGACACCTACCCACAGCCCGACCAGTGGCTCGAATCGATCGACGCCGCGACCGTCGACGGGCTGGCCAGCGACGGCGGCACCCCGGATCGGTCCCCGAGCGCGGGCGAGTAG
- a CDS encoding acetamidase/formamidase family protein codes for MAQQEVSETLFVDRYTLGLVGPDQEWAGTVADGGTIETYTPPACWGPMITPEFRGGHEVTRPIRVENAEVGDAVALKIREVEVTSMATSTGSMREREGAFGDDPFVDHRCPECGTEWPASVVDGVGEDAIRCAECGANASAFGFEYGFTVAFDEDHTVGITMDDERATELAEDAETLMDIPENARQHPILLYAPSEMPGTLGRLRPFVGNVGTTPSIELPDSHNAGDFGQFLIGADHEWGLESEAELEARTDGHMDISEVRAGATLLCPVKIDGAGVYVGDLHANQGDGELSLHTTDVSGIVRMDVEVIEGLELDGPILLPNEEDLPFISKPYTDEERETGRELADSHGVAIEEDMGPIQVIGSGATINDATQNAFDRASDLLGMGEGEVRARCTFTGGVQVGRLPGVVQLDVLAPMDVLEDRAIAHLVAEQYGL; via the coding sequence ATGGCACAACAAGAAGTGAGCGAGACGCTATTCGTCGACCGGTACACGCTCGGGCTCGTCGGGCCCGACCAGGAGTGGGCGGGAACGGTCGCCGACGGGGGAACGATCGAGACGTACACGCCACCGGCGTGCTGGGGGCCGATGATCACCCCGGAGTTTCGTGGCGGCCACGAGGTCACGCGGCCGATCCGGGTCGAGAACGCCGAGGTTGGGGACGCGGTGGCGCTGAAGATCAGGGAGGTAGAGGTGACGAGCATGGCGACGAGCACGGGGTCGATGCGCGAGCGAGAGGGTGCGTTCGGCGACGATCCGTTCGTCGACCACCGGTGTCCGGAGTGTGGCACCGAGTGGCCCGCGTCGGTCGTCGACGGCGTTGGTGAGGACGCGATCCGGTGTGCTGAGTGCGGGGCGAACGCCTCCGCGTTCGGTTTCGAGTACGGCTTCACAGTCGCCTTCGACGAGGACCACACCGTCGGGATCACGATGGACGACGAGCGAGCGACCGAACTCGCCGAGGACGCCGAGACGCTCATGGACATCCCAGAGAACGCCCGTCAGCACCCCATTTTGCTCTACGCGCCGTCGGAGATGCCAGGCACCCTGGGTCGGCTCCGCCCCTTCGTCGGGAACGTCGGCACGACGCCGTCCATCGAACTCCCAGACTCGCACAACGCCGGCGACTTCGGTCAGTTCCTGATCGGCGCCGATCACGAGTGGGGCTTAGAAAGCGAAGCGGAACTCGAGGCCCGCACCGACGGCCACATGGACATCTCCGAGGTTCGGGCGGGCGCGACGCTACTCTGTCCGGTGAAAATCGACGGGGCCGGCGTTTACGTCGGCGACCTTCACGCGAATCAGGGCGACGGCGAACTTTCCTTGCACACGACCGACGTCAGCGGCATCGTTCGGATGGACGTCGAGGTGATCGAGGGCCTCGAACTCGACGGCCCGATTCTCCTGCCCAACGAGGAGGACCTGCCGTTCATCTCGAAACCCTACACAGACGAGGAACGCGAGACGGGACGGGAACTCGCCGACTCTCACGGGGTCGCCATCGAGGAGGATATGGGGCCGATTCAGGTGATCGGATCCGGCGCCACGATCAACGACGCGACCCAGAACGCGTTCGACCGTGCGAGCGACCTGCTCGGGATGGGCGAGGGAGAAGTCCGCGCGCGGTGTACGTTCACCGGCGGGGTGCAGGTCGGCCGCCTGCCGGGCGTCGTCCAGCTGGACGTTCTCGCGCCGATGGACGTGCTCGAAGACCGCGCCATTGCACATCTCGTGGCCGAGCAGTACGGCCTGTAG
- a CDS encoding PGF-CTERM sorting domain-containing protein: protein MTSRSDTFRHRVQLVLGIAIVGALLASGVALAANASTSSTGDQVSSGGDRIEATAAPTGELTMAVDNHTTDNVSEAAAEMPVPEPGDPYFEAEDPDGEWISYVNPRDEYRNPYLGDGSGKLCVTMVNEAGEPITGESIPGTSVTVPTGSSIEWHTRADPFVVEYSLTEHYDRPLDSDQFGTSDDIPQGDGYLDSHCMEWHGLSETDSVSYGEVEIDGEYADHVDVVGYIQQAHAAWDTDVDPIGDAVSYEEAGGGWTYEENASHGQAVVVLQLDPPEDEGDGDENGSEDRSDDTGGADDSDDTDDANEDADSVVVGGDSDDTEYESDDGMPGFGVLVAVLALSIGLFVTRRLG, encoded by the coding sequence ATGACATCGAGATCCGATACGTTTCGGCATCGCGTACAGCTCGTCCTGGGTATTGCCATCGTCGGAGCGCTCCTCGCGAGCGGGGTCGCTCTCGCGGCGAACGCGTCAACGAGCTCGACCGGGGATCAGGTTTCGTCCGGTGGCGACCGGATCGAGGCCACCGCGGCGCCGACCGGCGAACTCACGATGGCCGTAGACAATCACACGACCGATAACGTTTCGGAGGCGGCCGCGGAGATGCCCGTCCCCGAACCCGGCGATCCGTACTTCGAGGCCGAAGATCCCGACGGCGAGTGGATCAGCTACGTCAATCCGCGCGACGAGTACCGAAACCCGTACCTGGGCGACGGCTCCGGAAAACTGTGCGTGACCATGGTGAACGAGGCCGGCGAGCCGATCACCGGCGAGTCGATCCCGGGGACGAGCGTCACGGTCCCGACCGGCTCGTCGATCGAGTGGCACACGCGGGCCGATCCGTTCGTCGTCGAGTACTCGTTGACAGAACACTACGACCGGCCGCTCGACAGCGATCAGTTCGGCACCTCGGACGATATCCCCCAGGGAGACGGCTACCTCGATAGCCACTGCATGGAGTGGCACGGTCTCTCTGAGACCGACAGCGTCTCCTACGGCGAGGTCGAGATCGACGGCGAGTACGCAGATCACGTCGACGTCGTCGGCTACATCCAGCAGGCCCACGCCGCCTGGGACACCGACGTCGATCCGATCGGGGACGCCGTCTCCTACGAGGAGGCCGGCGGCGGCTGGACCTACGAGGAGAACGCCTCGCACGGCCAGGCCGTCGTCGTGCTACAGCTCGATCCGCCCGAAGACGAAGGCGACGGTGATGAGAACGGCTCCGAGGACCGTTCAGACGATACAGGCGGCGCGGACGATTCGGACGATACGGACGATGCCAACGAAGACGCCGACTCGGTCGTCGTGGGCGGCGATAGCGACGACACCGAATACGAATCCGACGACGGGATGCCCGGATTCGGCGTTCTGGTCGCCGTGCTGGCGCTCTCGATCGGGCTCTTCGTGACGAGACGGCTGGGCTAG
- a CDS encoding flavodoxin domain-containing protein, whose amino-acid sequence MSSFLVCYGTGEGQTAAVAERISSVLADRGHDVRTVDASEGPSDLDVESTDAVLVGASVHRTKHQRAIHRFVETHRDVLASKPTAFFQVSLASATEEGREEAAAYVQTFVEKTGWHPDRIGLFGGALRYSEYGFLTRLVMKQIAKRRLPDEDVSTDVEFTDWDEVDAFAADVAAFAEGRLGVAPPGSDPDPGT is encoded by the coding sequence GTGAGTTCGTTTCTCGTCTGCTACGGAACCGGCGAAGGACAGACGGCGGCCGTCGCCGAACGGATCTCGTCGGTGCTCGCCGATCGCGGCCACGACGTACGGACGGTAGACGCGAGCGAGGGGCCCTCGGATCTGGACGTCGAGTCGACGGACGCGGTACTCGTCGGGGCGTCCGTCCACCGGACCAAGCATCAACGGGCAATCCATCGGTTCGTCGAGACACACCGCGACGTCCTCGCGTCGAAACCGACGGCGTTCTTCCAGGTCTCGCTCGCGTCCGCCACGGAGGAAGGGCGAGAAGAGGCCGCGGCGTACGTCCAGACGTTCGTCGAGAAGACCGGCTGGCATCCCGATCGCATCGGTCTCTTCGGTGGGGCGCTTCGCTACTCGGAGTACGGATTTCTGACGAGACTGGTGATGAAACAGATCGCGAAACGACGGCTTCCCGACGAGGACGTCTCGACCGACGTCGAATTCACCGACTGGGACGAGGTCGACGCGTTCGCCGCCGACGTCGCGGCCTTCGCCGAGGGACGGCTGGGCGTCGCGCCGCCGGGTTCGGACCCCGATCCGGGGACGTGA
- a CDS encoding succinylglutamate desuccinylase/aspartoacylase family protein, with translation MNETTPEPFDYGRGRVDPGETHQFRFEVGINYLGDPVTVPVTVLNGERDGPCVFLVAAVHGDELNGVEVVQRVANRYDPTELRGTLVCVHVANPPALKAQQRYVPIYDLDLNRAFPGLEGGNTASRMAKILYDRFVEPCDLGIDLHTSTRNRTTMYHVRADLRDPDVDRLASAFGANVVLDGTGAEGSLRRTATYDGVPTIAVEMGRAQQFQPVLIERAVRGIENVLSEFDCLPDHDVSRPSWVTIDDDDARRRWLRADEGGLVEMQWGPYPLVTADDPICSIVDHFGTVEQTVTAPFSGLIVGFRENPVALPGHPLCHFLELDEETYDVIEAEIAAGEFDGYRVGDQDFEPVG, from the coding sequence ATGAACGAAACGACCCCCGAGCCGTTCGATTACGGCCGCGGACGCGTCGACCCCGGCGAAACGCACCAGTTTCGGTTCGAAGTCGGAATAAACTACCTCGGAGACCCGGTCACCGTTCCGGTCACCGTACTCAACGGCGAGCGCGACGGACCGTGCGTCTTCCTCGTGGCGGCGGTTCACGGCGACGAGCTAAACGGCGTCGAAGTCGTCCAGCGCGTCGCAAATCGGTACGATCCCACCGAGCTGCGTGGCACGCTCGTCTGCGTCCACGTCGCCAATCCGCCGGCCCTCAAAGCCCAGCAACGATACGTTCCGATATACGATCTCGACCTGAACCGGGCGTTCCCAGGTCTCGAAGGGGGGAACACGGCCAGTCGGATGGCGAAGATCCTCTACGACCGCTTCGTCGAACCGTGCGACCTGGGGATCGACCTACACACCTCGACGCGCAACCGGACGACGATGTACCACGTCCGCGCTGACTTGCGCGATCCCGACGTCGACCGACTCGCCAGCGCCTTCGGCGCGAACGTGGTCCTGGACGGGACGGGTGCGGAGGGATCGCTCCGGCGAACGGCGACTTACGACGGGGTTCCGACGATCGCCGTCGAGATGGGGCGCGCCCAGCAGTTCCAGCCGGTGCTCATCGAGCGGGCGGTCCGAGGGATCGAAAACGTTCTCAGCGAGTTCGACTGTCTGCCGGATCACGACGTGAGTCGACCGAGCTGGGTTACGATCGATGACGACGACGCGCGACGCCGGTGGTTACGCGCCGACGAGGGCGGCCTCGTCGAGATGCAGTGGGGACCGTATCCGCTCGTCACCGCCGACGACCCCATCTGCTCGATCGTCGACCACTTCGGGACCGTCGAACAAACGGTCACGGCTCCGTTCTCCGGCCTGATCGTCGGGTTCAGGGAGAATCCCGTCGCGCTCCCCGGACACCCGCTCTGTCACTTCCTCGAACTCGACGAGGAGACGTACGACGTCATCGAAGCCGAGATCGCCGCGGGCGAGTTCGACGGCTATCGCGTCGGCGATCAGGACTTCGAGCCGGTCGGGTGA
- a CDS encoding metallophosphoesterase family protein, translated as MGVRFLHAADFHLGSQLAAGRGESTDHDETLESAVYTAVSRLFDLAISERVDFVIVAGDLYDTDSRSVRANAFLEEQFARLAEREIPAYVCYGNHDPVADAPTYVELPETVYEFDHEAPEEFCFPNADAPEARIWGQSYRDRHESRSMYRRFTPADDRIPNVGVLHTGLNPDGRRYVPVGRRDLAGKDDIHYWALGHVHDARVFDDEQPIAYPGVPQGRQITEPGPGGALLVELDAAGSCEMEFVPTSPVVWRSVAVDVGDESISSIPDIERHIERSVDDLAATTDRFDGTSVSVRDPEWEVDGYVCRWTLTGNGPVHETLGADPEAVYELTRRLRRTLAGRRPFVWTEAVRDETGPPIPAIDDLRGTDRVIDEFLALADEFDDAARDRFRDEVGMLWQPVDDHEEGRPDELALTDDRLDELVDRARERVLGELARRRAD; from the coding sequence ATGGGCGTCCGGTTTCTTCACGCGGCGGATTTTCACCTCGGAAGCCAGCTCGCCGCGGGTCGCGGCGAGTCGACCGACCACGACGAGACGCTCGAATCGGCCGTCTACACGGCCGTCTCCCGGCTGTTCGATCTCGCCATTTCGGAGCGGGTCGACTTCGTGATCGTCGCGGGCGACCTCTACGACACCGATTCGAGAAGCGTCAGGGCGAACGCGTTCCTGGAAGAACAGTTCGCCCGACTCGCCGAGCGCGAGATTCCGGCCTACGTCTGCTACGGCAATCACGACCCGGTCGCCGACGCGCCGACGTACGTCGAATTGCCAGAGACCGTTTACGAGTTCGATCACGAGGCGCCCGAGGAATTCTGTTTTCCGAACGCGGACGCCCCGGAGGCGCGGATCTGGGGCCAGTCGTACCGGGACCGACACGAGAGTCGATCGATGTACCGCCGCTTCACGCCGGCCGACGACCGGATCCCGAACGTCGGGGTGCTCCACACGGGGTTGAACCCCGACGGGCGCCGGTACGTCCCGGTCGGCCGTCGCGACCTGGCGGGCAAGGACGACATCCACTACTGGGCGCTCGGTCACGTCCACGACGCCCGCGTGTTCGATGACGAGCAACCGATCGCCTATCCGGGCGTCCCGCAGGGCCGCCAGATCACGGAGCCGGGTCCGGGCGGCGCTCTCCTCGTCGAACTCGACGCCGCCGGCTCCTGCGAGATGGAGTTCGTCCCGACGAGCCCGGTCGTCTGGCGGTCGGTCGCAGTCGACGTCGGCGACGAGTCGATCAGTTCCATCCCGGATATCGAACGTCACATAGAGCGGTCCGTCGACGACCTGGCGGCGACGACCGACCGGTTCGACGGGACGAGCGTCTCGGTTCGCGACCCCGAGTGGGAGGTCGACGGCTACGTCTGCCGGTGGACGCTGACAGGCAACGGGCCCGTACACGAGACGCTCGGGGCCGACCCCGAGGCCGTCTACGAGCTCACCCGCCGACTCAGACGGACGCTAGCCGGGCGGCGACCGTTCGTCTGGACCGAGGCCGTTCGGGACGAGACCGGTCCGCCGATTCCGGCGATCGACGACCTCCGCGGGACCGATCGGGTGATCGACGAGTTCCTCGCGCTCGCGGACGAATTCGACGACGCGGCGAGAGACCGCTTTCGCGACGAGGTCGGCATGCTCTGGCAACCGGTTGACGACCACGAGGAGGGCCGACCGGACGAACTGGCGTTGACCGACGATCGACTCGACGAACTCGTCGACCGCGCCAGAGAGCGGGTGTTAGGGGAGTTGGCGCGACGGAGGGCCGACTGA
- a CDS encoding enoyl-CoA hydratase/isomerase family protein, which translates to MIDVERTVTPDEAETPIRRIAFDRPAARNALTPSGLETLFDAVVDADEPVIVLEGRGDAFCAGADLDVVSRLDRDGGRELAELGQRVARAIEACEATVVAAIDGPAMGGGLELALACDLRVATPRSTFGEPGVTFGLFGAWGGTVRLPRIVGEGPALDLALTGRTIDAETALEMGLIGRIATEPDEVVAELAANPPETLSVLCERIRDGDDAASQEEREAEAFADLVETHREALRALRE; encoded by the coding sequence ATGATCGACGTCGAACGAACCGTGACCCCGGATGAGGCCGAGACGCCGATCCGCCGGATCGCGTTCGACCGCCCGGCGGCCCGAAACGCCCTCACGCCGAGCGGACTCGAGACGCTTTTCGACGCCGTGGTCGACGCCGACGAACCGGTGATCGTCCTCGAAGGGCGCGGCGACGCGTTCTGCGCCGGCGCCGACCTGGACGTCGTCTCTCGGCTCGACCGCGACGGGGGCCGGGAACTCGCGGAACTCGGCCAGCGCGTCGCCCGGGCCATCGAAGCGTGTGAGGCCACCGTCGTCGCGGCGATAGACGGGCCCGCGATGGGTGGCGGTCTCGAACTCGCGCTCGCCTGCGACCTCCGGGTCGCGACGCCCCGGTCGACGTTCGGCGAACCGGGCGTCACGTTCGGCCTCTTCGGCGCCTGGGGCGGTACCGTCAGGCTTCCCCGGATCGTCGGCGAGGGCCCGGCGCTCGACCTCGCGCTCACGGGACGGACGATCGACGCGGAGACGGCGCTGGAGATGGGCCTTATCGGTCGAATCGCGACCGAGCCGGACGAGGTGGTCGCCGAACTCGCGGCCAACCCGCCCGAGACGCTTTCGGTACTCTGCGAGCGGATTCGCGACGGTGACGACGCGGCGAGTCAAGAAGAACGCGAGGCCGAGGCGTTCGCAGACCTCGTCGAGACCCATCGGGAGGCGCTTCGGGCGCTGCGCGAGTGA